In Listeria cossartiae subsp. cossartiae, one genomic interval encodes:
- the ylqF gene encoding ribosome biogenesis GTPase YlqF has translation MTIQWFPGHMAKARREVTEKLKLVDVIFELVDARIPLSSSNPMLEEIIHQKRRVIILNKADTADEKTTKEWIDYFAEKGLPAVAVNAQEGKGLFKIEQAAEKLMAEKFDRLRSKGMKPRAIRAMILGIPNVGKSTLINRLAKKNIARTGNKPGVTKAQQWIKVGKTLELLDTPGILWPKFEDQEIGYKLALTGAIKDDILQMEEIAGYGLRFLENHYPDRLQNWLKVETVSEDPIETLAFIAEKRGLLDRYNDPDYSRAAETVVREIRQQKLGRMSFDFPNWEDDSDE, from the coding sequence ATGACAATTCAATGGTTTCCAGGTCATATGGCCAAAGCTCGCCGTGAGGTAACGGAAAAATTAAAACTAGTAGATGTGATTTTTGAGTTAGTGGACGCACGTATCCCACTTTCTTCCTCTAATCCAATGCTAGAAGAAATTATCCACCAAAAAAGACGAGTGATTATTTTAAATAAAGCAGATACAGCAGATGAAAAAACGACCAAAGAATGGATTGACTATTTTGCTGAAAAAGGCTTGCCAGCAGTAGCTGTAAACGCCCAAGAAGGTAAAGGTCTATTCAAAATAGAACAAGCGGCCGAAAAATTAATGGCTGAAAAATTTGATCGTTTAAGAAGTAAAGGTATGAAGCCAAGAGCGATTCGTGCAATGATTTTAGGTATCCCGAATGTGGGGAAATCAACATTAATCAATCGTTTAGCGAAAAAAAATATTGCGCGAACAGGTAACAAACCCGGAGTAACGAAAGCACAACAATGGATAAAAGTTGGGAAAACGTTAGAACTTTTAGACACGCCGGGGATTCTTTGGCCTAAATTTGAAGATCAAGAAATTGGTTACAAACTAGCACTGACAGGCGCAATCAAAGATGATATTTTACAAATGGAAGAAATTGCTGGTTATGGTCTGCGTTTTTTAGAAAATCATTACCCTGATCGCCTTCAAAATTGGTTGAAAGTAGAAACAGTTTCAGAAGATCCTATCGAAACGTTAGCTTTTATAGCCGAAAAAAGAGGCCTTTTAGATCGATATAATGACCCGGATTATTCCCGTGCGGCGGAAACGGTTGTTCGAGAAATTCGCCAACAAAAATTAGGGAGAATGTCGTTTGATTTCCCGAACTGGGAAGATGATAGCGATGAGTGA
- a CDS encoding ribonuclease HII, with product MSDSIATIREKLNEITSENDPFFQLCLQDKRKGVEKLLQSARRKWEKEAKLLAKLAEMKQYETDLFQQGYQSIAGVDEVGRGPLAGPVVAAAVILPADFSVVGINDSKQLSEAKRDALFETIKAEAVAIGVGIIEHDVIDQVNIYEATKLAMREALDQLAPKPDFVLIDAMPLKYMEAELSLIKGDTKSISIAAASIVAKVTRDRLMQMYDEKYPGYDFASNMGYGTKNHLTGLDSIGICPIHRLSFSPVKEAKLNFDSLN from the coding sequence ATGAGTGATTCGATTGCAACAATTCGAGAAAAACTGAATGAAATCACATCAGAAAATGATCCTTTTTTTCAGTTATGTCTTCAAGATAAACGTAAAGGTGTAGAAAAGCTGCTACAATCGGCACGAAGAAAATGGGAAAAAGAAGCCAAACTACTTGCCAAACTAGCAGAAATGAAACAATACGAAACCGACTTATTCCAACAAGGCTATCAATCTATTGCAGGAGTGGATGAGGTAGGCCGTGGCCCACTCGCTGGTCCAGTTGTTGCAGCAGCAGTTATTTTACCAGCAGATTTTTCTGTTGTGGGTATTAATGATTCCAAACAATTAAGCGAAGCAAAACGTGATGCTTTATTTGAAACAATCAAAGCAGAAGCAGTTGCGATTGGTGTAGGGATAATTGAACACGATGTGATTGATCAAGTGAACATTTATGAAGCGACAAAATTAGCGATGCGCGAAGCATTAGATCAACTAGCGCCGAAGCCGGATTTTGTTTTAATCGATGCGATGCCACTCAAATATATGGAAGCAGAATTATCGCTCATAAAAGGGGATACGAAAAGCATTTCTATTGCAGCTGCGTCTATCGTTGCGAAAGTGACAAGAGATAGATTAATGCAGATGTATGACGAGAAGTATCCTGGTTATGATTTTGCAAGCAATATGGGATACGGCACAAAGAATCATTTGACTGGATTAGATTCAATTGGTATTTGCCCGATTCATCGCTTGAGTTTTTCTCCTGTGAAAGAAGCAAAGTTGAATTTTGATAGTTTAAATTAA